Proteins encoded within one genomic window of Propionispora vibrioides:
- a CDS encoding elongator complex protein 3, with the protein MKHFIIPVFIPHFGCTHQCVFCNQKKITGSSATRLSGKDVADLIELHLARLDRPRRVEVAFYGGSFTALSLNYQRELLTPAAQAQREGRIHAIRLSTRPDAISSDILQQLISYGVSIVELGAQSLDDGILATAARGHTVNDIEQAVCLLREAGLSCGLQLMLGLPGETWELLPQVAARLLRLKPDIMRLYPTLVIAGTPLADLYQNGRYVPLALDEAVRRAAFLKLLCEQQGISVIRTGLQATEELDQPSVVLAGPYHPSFGEMVEAHLFSLMFQRFAVGKELSGRQLAILHHPRDHSKLRGLGNANLRNWQEQYGFNKLSLYPAGDKAGELIIEYEGLSHVVNKQMLCQL; encoded by the coding sequence ATGAAGCACTTTATCATTCCTGTTTTTATCCCGCACTTTGGTTGTACTCACCAGTGCGTTTTTTGCAATCAAAAGAAAATTACCGGCAGCAGTGCCACAAGGTTAAGCGGCAAAGACGTTGCGGACTTGATTGAGCTGCATTTGGCCAGGCTTGACCGGCCGCGCCGGGTTGAAGTGGCTTTTTATGGCGGCAGCTTTACCGCTCTTTCTTTAAACTATCAGCGCGAGCTGCTGACACCGGCTGCTCAGGCGCAGCGGGAGGGACGAATCCATGCTATTCGCCTTTCGACCCGTCCTGATGCCATTTCCTCCGATATTTTGCAGCAGTTGATTTCTTATGGTGTCAGTATCGTTGAGTTAGGAGCTCAGTCGCTGGATGACGGCATCCTGGCGACCGCGGCGCGAGGGCATACGGTGAACGATATTGAGCAGGCGGTTTGCCTGCTGCGGGAAGCGGGACTGTCCTGTGGCCTGCAGCTGATGCTGGGGCTGCCCGGTGAAACCTGGGAGCTGTTGCCGCAGGTGGCGGCCCGGCTGCTGCGTTTGAAGCCCGATATAATGCGGCTTTATCCTACTCTGGTAATTGCCGGCACGCCGCTGGCTGATTTGTATCAGAACGGGCGCTATGTGCCGCTTGCCTTGGATGAGGCGGTGCGGCGGGCGGCTTTTCTCAAGCTGCTTTGCGAACAACAGGGAATTTCCGTCATCCGTACAGGGCTGCAGGCTACGGAAGAGCTTGATCAGCCTTCGGTGGTGCTGGCTGGGCCGTATCACCCGTCTTTTGGCGAAATGGTGGAAGCCCACCTTTTTTCTCTGATGTTTCAACGGTTTGCGGTCGGGAAAGAATTGAGCGGCCGTCAGCTTGCTATTCTACATCATCCGCGTGATCATTCAAAACTTCGGGGCTTAGGCAATGCCAATCTTAGAAATTGGCAGGAACAGTATGGTTTTAACAAGCTGAGCCTGTATCCGGCAGGGGATAAAGCGG